The following are encoded in a window of Ruficoccus amylovorans genomic DNA:
- a CDS encoding DUF445 domain-containing protein, with protein sequence MPSLDAIFPLAWIPFVTAFIGWLTNWVAIQMLFRPRRKVRVFFLKWQGLIPRRQADVADTVAEVIEREVLSQHTIRTELERLDVTGRLDAFVRRVVRDKAGRKLQAIPLIGSFINDRTIGMIEQAAVDAVHEEADKMRSTLAEDLEKHLQIRDIVRQRIAEFDLDKLESVVKQVASREFRLIEWLGGILGFIIGLVQVAILLLIGQA encoded by the coding sequence ATGCCCAGCCTTGACGCCATCTTTCCGCTCGCGTGGATACCCTTTGTGACCGCCTTCATCGGCTGGCTGACCAACTGGGTCGCCATCCAGATGCTCTTTCGCCCCCGGCGAAAAGTAAGGGTGTTTTTCCTCAAATGGCAGGGGCTCATCCCCCGCCGCCAGGCCGATGTGGCCGACACTGTGGCTGAGGTCATCGAGCGCGAAGTCCTCAGTCAGCACACCATCCGCACCGAACTGGAACGCCTTGACGTGACCGGGCGGCTGGACGCCTTCGTCCGGCGCGTGGTGCGCGACAAAGCGGGCCGCAAGCTCCAGGCCATTCCGCTCATCGGCAGCTTCATCAACGACCGCACCATCGGCATGATCGAACAGGCGGCGGTGGACGCCGTCCACGAAGAGGCCGACAAGATGCGCTCCACCCTGGCCGAAGACCTCGAAAAGCACCTGCAAATCCGCGACATCGTACGCCAGCGCATCGCCGAGTTTGACCTGGACAAGCTCGAATCCGTGGTCAAGCAGGTCGCCTCCAGGGAGTTCCGGCTCATCGAGTGGCTGGGCGGCATCCTCGGGTTCATCATCGGACTGGTGCAGGTCGCCATCCTGCTGCTCATCGGCCAGGCCTGA